The following coding sequences lie in one Haematobia irritans isolate KBUSLIRL chromosome 3, ASM5000362v1, whole genome shotgun sequence genomic window:
- the LOC142230790 gene encoding uncharacterized protein LOC142230790 produces the protein MPNQGNRETHQDVLIPGVNPPSPEQGNRSINPIDDPLNAGHQEIARVSVKIPPFWRSNPALWFKQVESQFITSGIVADPTKFHTVVGSIDASILSEVNDIIINPPESNMYETLKRSIQERFMDSEEKRLKRLIREIEIGDKKPSTLLREMSSLAANKVSEEVLKSLWMQRLPKQTQVILSVSSESLNKLAQMADKIADTAEPWDINAIASSSSEGSSSSKIRNLEMKIDELTKKIEAMTTGSRSRSKSRSRSSNNSKGKPLCWFHYKFREQARKCVKPCSFPTNLSSEN, from the coding sequence ATGCCAAATCAAGGTAACCGAGAAACACATCAAGACGTCCTTATACCGGGAGTGAATCCTCCATCTCCAGAACAAGGTAATAGGTCCATAAACCCTATCGATGATCCCTTGAACGCTGGACACCAAGAAATTGCAAGAGTGTCAGTCAAGATTCCTCCATTTTGGCGTAGCAATCCTGCTCTTTGGTTTAAGCAGGTCGAAAGCCAGTTTATCACATCCGGTATAGTAGCAGACCCCACTAAGTTTCACACCGTCGTTGGATCAATAGATGCTAGCATTCTGTCAGAAGTAAATGACATAATAATAAATCCCCCAGAATCCAATATGTATGAAACTTTGAAGAGGAGCATACAAGAACGATTTATGGATTCGGAGGAAAAGCGATTAAAAAGGTTGATCCGAGAAATTGAAATAGGCGACAAGAAACCATCAACTTTACTTCGTGAAATGTCATCTTTAGCTGCAAATAAAGTTTCTGAAGAAGTACTCAAATCTCTATGGATGCAACGTTTACCTAAACAAACCCAAGTTATATTATCCGTAAGTAGTGAATCTTTGAATAAATTGGCACAAATGGCAGATAAAATTGCGGATACAGCCGAGCCATGGGACATCAACGCTATTGCATCAAGCTCATCGGAAGGTTCTTCATCATCCAAAATTCGAAATTTGGAAATGAAAATCGATGAATTGACTAAGAAAATCGAAGCTATGACCACGGGTTCCAGAAGCCGTTCTAAATCGAGAAGTCGGTCAAGCAACAATTCTAAAGGTAAGCCGTTGTGTTGGTTCCACTATAAGTTCCGAGAACAAGCAAGGAAATGTGTTAAGCCGTGTTCATTTCCGACAAATCTTTCATCGGAAAACTAG